One part of the Acidobacteriota bacterium genome encodes these proteins:
- a CDS encoding response regulator: protein MARQKTHKIKMMEEQLAKKLNRQVVGSLVGCVHCGMCDESCHYVLAFPDDHKMTPSYKADQLRKLFKANHDWTGKTFPWWVGADKVPLTDDDLETLKDIAFGTCTNCRRCTLSCPMGVDTATLNRIMRGLLAHVGVMPEGVRVVSKDQWELGNQMGVLKEDYLDTLEWMSEELEEDLGHDEATIPVEKKGANVMYCINPREVKYDPRTIKEAALIFWAAGEDWTMPEEGWDNTNFGLFSGDDQLGGACAKREYEKARELGVDKIVISECGHGFRSTRFEGVNWAAETEPVPMETSVQTMLDYIKEGKIKVDPTKNPERMTFHDSCNNARSGGFFEEPRELLKLVSMDFQEMYPNRAENYCCTGGGGAMSMSEYTPRRLESAKIKADQIRATGAKVVVTSCHNCVDGLNDLIKHYKLDCEVKQLVNLVANALIIEEPEKIPDELKPGDLEVKKVAEKEPLAGRKILVVDDEEDVRAFLTMVFEDAGAEVETATDGDEALAKAREYQPDLISLDLSMPGKDGVEAFVELRSDPATEEIPVCVVTGHPEFRQVIYDRPVPPPEGYLGKPVDEDKLVAYAHHIVEHRKEKAN, encoded by the coding sequence GTGGCAAGGCAAAAGACACACAAAATCAAGATGATGGAAGAGCAGCTGGCGAAGAAGCTCAATCGTCAGGTGGTCGGCTCGTTGGTTGGCTGCGTGCACTGCGGGATGTGTGACGAATCCTGTCACTACGTGCTCGCATTTCCGGATGACCACAAGATGACCCCGTCGTACAAGGCCGACCAGCTGCGCAAGCTCTTCAAGGCCAACCACGATTGGACGGGCAAGACCTTTCCCTGGTGGGTGGGAGCGGACAAAGTACCGCTGACCGACGATGACCTCGAGACGCTCAAGGACATCGCCTTCGGCACGTGCACCAACTGTCGCCGCTGCACCCTCAGCTGCCCGATGGGTGTCGATACGGCGACCCTCAACCGCATCATGCGCGGTTTGCTGGCACACGTCGGCGTCATGCCCGAGGGGGTGCGGGTGGTTTCCAAAGACCAGTGGGAGCTCGGCAATCAGATGGGCGTCCTCAAGGAGGACTACCTCGACACCCTTGAGTGGATGTCGGAGGAGCTCGAGGAGGACCTTGGCCACGACGAAGCCACGATCCCGGTCGAGAAGAAGGGCGCCAATGTAATGTATTGCATCAATCCCCGTGAGGTGAAGTACGACCCGCGTACCATCAAGGAGGCGGCGCTGATCTTCTGGGCGGCGGGTGAGGACTGGACCATGCCCGAGGAGGGTTGGGATAACACCAATTTCGGCCTGTTCTCGGGCGATGATCAGCTCGGTGGTGCGTGCGCCAAGAGGGAGTATGAAAAGGCGCGCGAACTCGGCGTGGACAAGATCGTCATCTCCGAGTGTGGCCATGGCTTCCGCTCGACCCGCTTCGAAGGTGTCAACTGGGCTGCTGAGACCGAACCGGTGCCGATGGAGACGTCGGTCCAGACGATGCTGGACTACATCAAGGAGGGCAAGATCAAGGTCGACCCGACCAAGAACCCGGAGAGGATGACCTTCCATGACTCGTGCAACAACGCACGCAGCGGTGGTTTCTTCGAGGAGCCACGAGAGCTCCTGAAACTGGTGTCGATGGACTTTCAGGAGATGTATCCGAATCGTGCCGAAAACTACTGCTGCACGGGCGGCGGCGGCGCGATGTCGATGTCGGAGTACACGCCGCGGCGTCTAGAGTCGGCCAAGATCAAGGCCGACCAGATCCGCGCCACCGGAGCCAAGGTGGTGGTCACCAGTTGCCACAACTGCGTCGACGGCCTCAACGACCTGATTAAGCATTACAAGCTCGACTGCGAGGTCAAGCAGCTGGTCAACCTGGTCGCCAACGCGCTGATCATCGAAGAGCCGGAGAAGATCCCCGACGAGCTGAAGCCGGGCGACCTCGAGGTGAAGAAGGTAGCGGAGAAGGAACCGCTCGCCGGCCGCAAGATTCTGGTGGTGGATGACGAGGAGGACGTTCGAGCCTTCCTCACGATGGTCTTCGAGGATGCCGGGGCCGAGGTCGAGACGGCGACCGACGGCGACGAAGCCCTCGCCAAGGCACGCGAGTATCAGCCGGACCTCATCAGCCTCGATCTGTCTATGCCGGGCAAGGACGGCGTTGAAGCTTTCGTCGAGCTGCGGTCGGATCCGGCCACCGAGGAAATCCCGGTGTGTGTGGTCACCGGTCACCCGGAATTCCGGCAGGTGATCTACGATCGGCCGGTGCCGCCGCCCGAGGGATATCTCGGCAAGCCAGTGGACGAGGACAAACTGGTGGCCTACGCCCATCACATCGTCGAGCACCGGAAGGAAAAGGCAAACTGA